A DNA window from Melanotaenia boesemani isolate fMelBoe1 chromosome 6, fMelBoe1.pri, whole genome shotgun sequence contains the following coding sequences:
- the LOC121641679 gene encoding gastrula zinc finger protein XlCGF8.2DB-like, protein MTECGQRFSQKTNLNLHMRIHTGDKPFSCDECGQRFSQKTNLDRHMRIHTGEKPFSCDECGTRFIGKGELNQHMRIHTGDKPFSCDECGQRFSQKTNLNRHMRIHTGDKPFSCDECGQRFSHKSSLNQHMRIHTGDKPFICDECVRRFSRKTHLNQHMRLHTGDKPFSCDECGQRFVRKGDLNTHIRIHTGEKPFSCNECGQRFSHKSHLNRHMRIHTGDKPFSCDECGQRFSQKTNLNRHMRIHTGEKPFSCDECGTRFIGKGELNQHMRIHTGDKPFSCDECGQRFSQKTNLNKHMRIHTGDKPFSCDECGQRFSHKSSF, encoded by the coding sequence atgactgaatgtggacaaagatttagtcaaaagacaaacttaaacctacacatgagaatccacacaggagacaaaccattcagctgtgatgaatgtggacaaagatttagtcaaaagacaaacttagaccgacacatgagaatccacacaggagaaaaaccattcagctgtgatgaatgtggaacAAGATTTATTGGAAAGGGGGAGTTAAACCagcacatgagaatccacacaggagacaaaccattcagctgtgatgaatgtggacaaagatttagtcaaaagacaaacttaaaccgacacatgagaatccacacaggagacaagccattcagctgtgatgagtgtGGACAAAGGTTTAGTCACAAgtcaagcttaaaccaacacatgagaatccacacaggagacaaaccattcatcTGTGATGAGTGTGTACGaagatttagtcgcaagacacacttaaaccaacacatgagacttcatacaggagacaaaccattcagctgtgatgaatgtggacaaagatttgtTAGAAAGGGggacttaaacacacacataagaatccacacaggagaaaaaccattcagctgtaatgagtgtggacaaagatttagtcacaagtcacacttaaacagacacatgagaatccacacaggagacaaaccattcagctgtgatgaatgtggacaaagatttagtcaaaagacaaacttaaacagacacatgagaatccacacaggagaaaaaccattcagctgtgatgaatgtggaacAAGATTTATTGGAAAGGGGGAGTTAAACCagcacatgagaatccacacaggagacaaaccattcagctgtgatgaatgtggacaaagatttagtcaaaagacaaacttaaacaaacacatgagaatccacacaggagacaaaccattcagctgtgatgagtgtggacaaagatttagtcacaagtcaagcttttaa